The Toxoplasma gondii ME49 chromosome III, whole genome shotgun sequence genome includes a window with the following:
- a CDS encoding hypothetical protein (encoded by transcript TGME49_252510), translated as MFSGIISGLWRSTAGTAEEARTTVGSPRRPLSGSSDLGNARVSLYFVRGTEATELFVSATLSFEDEGERVLVIRGESEDGRESEERFPCPLIRRVRHHQPEMFQWMVASGKSKGDDLGDEYGLLFERDDYAWLFEKVLIQNLCADAEKLLSIEGSLSAYRRLEKKWQPLSSCVVCCVVQRPHTLEGFLLIRDAAGKETGTGGPKPATEGAENSSTSAGETAESAGNAQWQLSLSYDEFITMDSEKKQIQWWGPGTRFADAEEDSEEEGEKQLFELRLKDADPKGDSGDSKNFFLLLQKVMMEAAEGARIDDAALHTVQAMEASFGYESDAFDRTVKAHEEDLEVEWGDAQSEEATDEETETSLPLVQRDPTRDVWAKCPDAMLYKQMNVGKDRTFVFRQTGQASRHRKNDVQVLAFDEFGKTRVVATVDDSKFDFKKLHVNPATALLHDGERKMILVDEGRDNVYMMDIEREQIVQTWDADHMSIGGVMPSKKDGSLTHDQTFVAYNPQAVFCMDTRAAQKARTHTISYASKVNFTCGATDAGGHIATGNAVGDIRLYDGGVNADGKYKRAKTHLKGLGDPLLHVCALRDGSWVLGTCQKYLVLFPVKLSSSGKTGFVSALGQQKPPPIVLRLRLEDIAFYNLQDLSFTKAEFDEAESTIVTSTNNLVIIWDFVAVKRGDLFAYSIRKVHEYIKDVAFAKATAGDGRVIMATPSNVNTKPLKKIVR; from the exons ATGTTCAGCGGAATCATCAGCGGCCTCTGGCGCTCCACAGCGGGGACTgccgaggaggcgcggaCGACTGTGGGAAGCCCAAGACGGCCTCTCTCCGGCAGTTCCGATCTGGGAAACGCCCGAG tcAGCCTTTACTTCGTGCGCGggacagaggcgacggagcttttcgtctctgctaCGCTTTCCTTCGAGGATGAGGGGGAACGTGTATTGGTGATTCGCGGGGAGTCTGAGGACGgacgcgagagcgaagaacgcTTCCCCTGCCCTCTAATTCGCCGCGTCCGCCACCATCAACCTGAAATGTTTCAGTGGATGGTGGCCAGTGGCAAATCGAAAGGAG ACGATTTGGGAGACGAGTATGGCCTGCTGTTTGAGCGGGATGACTACGCGTGGTTGTTCGAGAAGGTCTTGATTCAGAATTTGtgcgcagacgcagaaaagcTGCTTTCGATTGAAGGCTCGCTGTCGGCGTACCGGCGtctggagaagaaatggCAGCCTCTGTCGAGCTGCGTGGTCTGTTGCGTGGTGCAGCGACCCCACACGCTTGAAGGTTTTCTCTTGATTCGAGACGCTgcggggaaggagacaggcacaGGGGGCCCGAAGCCCGCGACGGAAGGAGCTGAGAACTCGAGCACATCCGCGGGAGAAACCGCCGAGAGCGCCGGCAACGCGCAGTGGCAACTGTCCCTTTCCTACGATGAGTTCATCACAATGGactcggagaagaaacagattcAGTGGTGGGGGCCTGGCACACGTTTTGCGGACgccgaggaagacagcgaagaggagggcgagaagcagctgtTCGAGTTGCGTTTGAAAGACGCGGACCCgaagggagacagtggagatAGCAAGaacttttttctcctcctccaaAAGGTCATGATGGAAGCTGCGGAAGGCGCACGCATCGACGATGCCGCTCTCCACACCGTCCAGGCCATGGAGGCGTCCTTCGGATACGAAAGCGACGCTTTTGACAGAACGGTCAAAG CCCACGAAGAAGACCTCGAAGTGGAATGGGGTGACGCTCAGTCAGAAGAGGCGACCgatgaggagacagagacaagccTCCCTCTCGTTCAGCGCGACCCCACTCG CGACGTGTGGGCCAAGTGCCCCGATGCGATGCTCTACAAACAGATGAATGTCGGCAAGGACCGCACTTTCGTTTTCCGACAGACCGGCCAGGCGTCTCGACACCGGAAGAACGACGTCCAGGTTCTCGC ATTCGATGAGTTCGGAAAGACTCGCGTTGTCGCGACTGTCGACGATTCCAAG TTTGACTTCAAGAAGCTTCACGTCAACCCAGCGACAGCTCTGCTTCACGATGGG GAAAGGAAAATGATCCTCgtcgacgaaggaagagacaacgtCTACATGATGGACATTGAGCGAGAGCAAATTGTCCAGACATGGGATGCCGACCACATGAGT ATCGGCGGGGTCATGCcgtcgaagaaagacggCAGCCTCACGCACGATCAAACGTTCGTCGCCTACAACCCTCAAGCTGTCTTTTGCATGGACACTCGAGCGGCGCAAAAAGCCAGGACGCACACCATCTCTTATGCATCCAAAGTCAACTTCACTTGCGGAG CAACGGACGCGGGTGGTCACATTGCCACGGGAAATGCCGTTGGAGATATCCGTTTATACGACGGGGGCGTGAACGCAGACGGAAAGTACAAAAGAGCCAAGACACACCTCAAAGGCCTCGGCGACCCGCTGTTGCATGTCTGCGCGCTCCGAGACGGGTCTTGGGTTCTAG GAACGTGTCAGAAGTACTTGGTTTTGTTCCCCGTGAAGTTGTCGAGCTCAGGAAAAACGGGATTTGTGTCAGCTCTCGGGCAGCAGAAGCCACCTCCGATtgttcttcgcctgcgcTTGGAAGACATTGCTTTCTACAACTTGCAGGACTTGAGCTTTACAAAAGCAGAGTTCGATGAGGCCGAGTCGACAATTGTCACGTCTACAAACAACCTCGTCATCATCTGGGATTTTGT AGCGGTAAAGCGTGGAGACTTGTTCGCTTATTCCATTCGCAAGGTCCACGAATACATCAAAGATGTCGCTTTTGCCAAGGCCACTGCAGGAGACGGTCGTGTCATTATG GCGACTCCGTCGAATGTCAACACAAAGCCACTGAAGAAGATTGTTCGGTAG
- a CDS encoding initiation factor, subunit 2 family protein (encoded by transcript TGME49_252620): protein MLTDGILPPSGRGSAHGDQTPEPVSMSPSSSSVISTAPCSSFSCSPHSVVSLSSAASSAPGKVHHVVQSRRKSDKSIGAGEAQSLASSHPLSPAGGGAGGPSTIPVASPSGSQGGHGPSGQGATLPPSPGGGGTSHHGAMGGSGRRQESNKAVAVGSGNNVQCHSHLRFLSHLPPYDRSVIPMCSFTAEGVPILKRQQKGRRQKCVNKRDEQVSLQTRVVMDFQQDQVHPAVIRIGLQMGKRRVTGTNARTVAMLTAFERFIEDYCPPPYEAIDKHLKIALDRQINFITHCRPHSLSMGGAIRWLKKRLSSYATMPLQETKVSLCSEISTFISQRILAATCAVADVFQEQLAEDGDCLLVYGKSTAVVRAVLQAKQRGRRFTVVVVDSHPHLVGQGTARLFAAAGIEVTYTLINGLSYHMEDVTKVVLGAAAVLANAAVVNRAGAALVAMVGKRYAKPIFVLCESYKLFDRIVFDSCSFNELDDPELVWTTPASYSSSARERKAGGSDSRFADSTRQYPRLSLLMPTSPPLPGYPLIRAPCASESRRSHVSGGPSATSTGVCAESPVTSQLSSSTLANGPVSRQQNGQAEYSSGHAGGKPDGQHIAPTPCGSSQPCVASPCGGDEESELRSSSRSKMSRGGGAESVHPVTGRQAEGGNLPASEVCVMNLCYDVTPAQFVDFVVIEDGVYPASNVPALVRGAGRVGGVAGD, encoded by the exons ATGCTGACCGACGGCATTCTTCCCCCGTCAGGGCGGGGGAGTGCCCACGGCGACCAGACCCCCGAGCCTGTCTCcatgtctccttcctcttcatccgTCATTAGCACTGCTCCTtgctcgtctttctcttgttctcctcaTTCTGTCGTCAGCTTgtcctctgctgcctcgtctGCACCGGGGAAGGTCCACCACGTGGTACAGTCTCGTCGAAAGTCTGACAAGTCGATTGGTGCCGGTGAAGCCCAGAGTTTGGCTTCTTCCCACCCACTTTCGCCTGCGGGCGGAGGAGCGGGAGGACCCTCAACGATCCCAGTGGCTTCTCCGAGCGGCTCTCAGGGGGGTCATGGACCTTCTGGGCAAGGCGCCactcttccgccttctcctggAGGAGGTGGAACAAGCCACCACGGAGCTATGGGCGGGTCTGGACGGCGACAAGAGAGCAACAAAGCCGTCGCTGTCGGCTCGGGCAACAATGTACAGTGTCACAGCCACTTGCGATTCCTTAGTCACTTGCCCCCCTATGACCGGTCGGTCATCCCCATGTGCTCCTTCACAGCTGAAGGAGTGCCGATTCTCAAACGGCAACAAA AAGGTCGGAGACAGAAGTGCGTCAACAAACGCGACGAACAGGTGTCTCTACAGACTCGCGTGGTCATGGATTTTCAGCAGGACCAGGTCCACCCCGCAGTCATTCGCATCGGCCTTCAAATGGGGAAGAGGCGCGTGACAGGCACAAATGCACGGACGGTCGCCATGCTGACGG CCTTTGAGCGGTTTATTGAGGATTACTGTCCTCCGCCGTACGAAGCAATTGACAAGCATTTGAAGATCGCTCTGGATCGACAAATCAATTTCATCACGCACTGTCGGCCTCACAGTCTCTCAATGGGTGGAGCTATCCGTTggttgaagaagagactctcCA GTTACGCCACCATGCCCCTGCAAGAAACAAaggtctctctttgttcggAGATTTCCACTTTCATCAGTCAGAGGATTCTAGCGGCTACCTGCGCCGTCGCGGATGTTTTTCAAGAGCAACTGGCCGAGGACGGGGACTGTCTTCTCGTCTACGGAAAGTCAACTGCCGTGGTTAGAGCTGTTCTGCAG GCAAAACAAAGAGGCCGCCGGTTCACCGTTGTTGTCGTCGACTCTCACCCCCATCTCGTCGGTCAAGGAACCGCGAGGTTGTTTGCGGCTGCCGGTATTGAGGTTACCTACACTCTGATAAATG GTTTGTCATATCATATGGAAGATGTGACGAAGGTGGTTTTGGGAGCAGCAGCCGTGCTGGCAAATGCAGCGGTAGTGAATCGAGCAGGTGCAGCACTGGTGGCGATGGTCGGCAAGAGATACGCGAAACCGATTTTCGTTCTATGTGAAAGCTACAAGTTGTTCGACCGCATTGTGTTTGATTCATGTTCATTTAATGAGTTAGATGATCCAGAGTTAGTCTGGACGACGCCGGCGAGTTATTCTTCATCTGCGCGTGAACGTAAGGCGGGAGGCAGTGATTCTCGCTTCGCCGACAGTACCCGTCAGTAtccccgtctctcccttctcatGCCGACTTCGCCTCCCCTTCCAGGGTATCCTCTCATTCGAGCTCCCTGTGCCTCGGAGTCACGCAGATCACATGTCAGTGGCGGACCAAGTGCGACATCTACAGGGGTTTGTGCGGAGTCTCCGGTTACATCGCAGCTTTCCTCATCGACCTTGGCCAATGGTCCTGTATCAAGACAGCAAAATGGACAAGCTGAGTACTCCTCCGGCCACGCGGGAGGAAAGCCGGATGGACAGCACATCGCACCGACACCGTGTGGCAGCAGCCAGCCTTGCGTCGCTTCCCCGTGtggcggagacgaagaatcAGAGTTAAGGAGCTCAAGCAGAAGCAAAATGTCACGGGGAGGTGGAGCAGAAAGCGTACATCCTGTTACTGGTCGACAAGCAGAAGGCGGAAACTTACCAGCCTCCGAAGTTTGTGTCATGAATCTCTGTTATGATGTAACGCCTGCTCAGTTTGTCGACTTTGTTGTTATTGAAGACGGCGTTTATCCTGCTTCCAATGTGCCTGCTCTCGTTCGCGGGGCTGGCCGAGTTGGCGGGGTTGCGGGGGACtag
- a CDS encoding hypothetical protein (encoded by transcript TGME49_252630): protein MSTHSCGNVAGGAGSSGAAKCNMFRGSARLLCKGLSMMSYRNVSPKTALRVIKAGTFCRTMWPLLPPMMLYQYIRQTDDEMRSVEFLQSQSGSKNVLSFYDTRKANNTGHWRLQQDLAVIDHHVNSTQAADVTKDE, encoded by the exons ATGTCAACACATAGCTGCGGTAACGTCGCTGGGGGGGCAGGCTCATCAGGAGCTGCGAAATGCAATATGTTTCGCGGAtctgcgcgtctcctgtGCAAGGGTCTTAGCATGATGAGCTACCGCAATGTCTCCCCAAAGACGGCGTTGCGTGTTATCAAGGCTGGAACATTCTGCAGGACGATGTggcctcttctgcctcctaTGATGCTGTACCAATACATCCGACAG ACTGACGATGAAATGCGGTCCGTCGAGTTTCTCCAAAGCCAAAGTGGAAGCAAAAACGTTCTGTCTTTCTATGACACTCGCAAGGCGAACAACACAGGTCACTGGCGTCTCCAGCAGGATCTTGCAGTCATCGACCATCACGTGAATTCGACGCAAGCTGCAGACGTCACGAAGGACGAGTAA